The following is a genomic window from Thermococcus sp..
AATGCAGGGATACCAGTTCCAGATGAGCATTGAAGCCGTCGCTGGAGCCTGCCCTAGCGAGGGCCCGTGATTTCCTTCAGGGGCCTTTGCCCCAACCCTTTGAGGGTGAGTAACTATGAAGAAACTGCTTGAGTTCACGTTTGCTTTCATCGTGGTTGTTTTTCTCCTTGGTTCGTTAGCCGGCTTTTTCCTGAACCGCCCCGTGTTTCTGTCCTATGCCTATTCCGATAGTATGACGCCCACCATAAACAGGGGCGACCTTTTCTTGATGAACCCGCTCGCGAGGAACTTCGAAGTCGGCGATATTGTGGTCTTCCACAGGCGCGACGGTTGGACGGTTCACAGGATTTTCGCGATAACTGAGAATGGCCTCGTGACCAAGGGCGACAACAACGTCGCCACCGACCAGCAGGATGGCCTTTATCCTCCCGTTAAAGATTCGGACGTGGCCGGAAAGGTGGTTGTCCTCTTCGACAAGCCTCTTGTCCTCAGGGGTGGTGGAGACCTGATTAACTCCATGCGGAGGGTACTAAGCAACCCCTACGCGATAGTCCTTCTCCTCATCGTCGGTTCCACTCTCACCTTCTCCGGAGGGAATAGGAAACAAAAACGGGCCAAACACTACCGAGTGAGCGTTAAGATCATCTACGCAGTCGCGTCGACCCTTATAATAGCAGGCTTCCTCTTCGTGACCGTTGCCTCGTGGGGAACGCTTGCTTTCACCTACTCCTCGACCCTGGCCGGCAACCAGAGGGAGGGCTGGTATTTACCTGGCTCGACCTTTGATAGGAACCTCACCCTTGAGAACAACGCATTTTACCCCTTCTACTACTTTGTGGGCGGTGGAAACGAGCGAGCACACCTGACTGGGCCGACGTTCTTTCGCATAGGTGGGGGTTCAAGTGCCACCTTATCGGTTCATGTTACCGTTCCTCAGGACACGAGGATTTACCGGGAGGAGTTCGAGGTCAAGTCGTATCCAGCTATCCTGCCGGCTTCCCTGGTGGTCTTCTTGTACTCACTCAGTCCATATCTCCCGCTCGTGGTCTACTCCCTACTTCTCACGGGACTGCTTCTGATTTTCTACCTCCTCGCAGGGATTTCGGGTGGAGACGTTCTTAGAATCAAAAAACGGAGGGGAAGTTTCCTCTCCAAACTGCTAGGAGATGGTTAGTATGAGAAAGTTTGTACTCCCAATCACTTTCCTCCTTGGACTGCTCTTCATTGTTGGGTCGAGCGGGAACTTTCGAGCTTACACCACCAGCAGGAGTGTTGAGTTTGGGGTTGTTAGTGGAGACAATTCCTACATCGCGTACCGCTGTTTATCCGACCCGGTTCCGGTTAACTCGAGCTCCGGTGTGGAGTTCACTGCCGTAACCGTTGAGAACCTGATGGACAGGCCAATCACCATTCACGTCGAGTCCGATGGTTCGTCCCTTCCACCGGGATTGAGTGCCGGTGTTGACGGCTCCACTTACACCCTTGAGCCCGGCCAGTCCGCTTCTATCGGTGGGAACTTTTCCGCTGGAAACAACGCAGGGGAAGGTATCTATGAGGTTCCCCTAACGGTTTATGCTGAGTGGGACGGCGGAAGTGCGAGGATTGGGGACTGCTCGATGTACGCGAGCGTTGAAAGGCCAACTTA
Proteins encoded in this region:
- a CDS encoding signal peptidase I, translated to MKKLLEFTFAFIVVVFLLGSLAGFFLNRPVFLSYAYSDSMTPTINRGDLFLMNPLARNFEVGDIVVFHRRDGWTVHRIFAITENGLVTKGDNNVATDQQDGLYPPVKDSDVAGKVVVLFDKPLVLRGGGDLINSMRRVLSNPYAIVLLLIVGSTLTFSGGNRKQKRAKHYRVSVKIIYAVASTLIIAGFLFVTVASWGTLAFTYSSTLAGNQREGWYLPGSTFDRNLTLENNAFYPFYYFVGGGNERAHLTGPTFFRIGGGSSATLSVHVTVPQDTRIYREEFEVKSYPAILPASLVVFLYSLSPYLPLVVYSLLLTGLLLIFYLLAGISGGDVLRIKKRRGSFLSKLLGDG